From the genome of Natronolimnobius baerhuensis:
GCCATCGACAGCCACGACAAACGAAACGGTCGACGTCGTCGCCGAAATCAGTAACCCGACTGACTTCCAGACCCAACAGCTGGTCGACTTCCGCGTCGATGGGGCCGTCCTCGAGCAACAGCTGATTGATCTCGAGCCGGGTGAGGTTCGCGAGGTAACGTTCGAGGTCAACACGCAAGGATCGGAGCCTGGAGAGCAGACCTACGGCGTCTACACCGAAGCCGACGGCAGCCTCCATACCGTCGAACTCGAGTTCCACGCAACGCCAACAGTGACCGTCACCGACGCGACCGACGACAGCGTGACGGTCGATGCCGCACTCCCCGAGGACGGCTTCGTCGCCATCGAGGACAACGAAACGCTACGCGGGACGAGCGAGGCCCTCGAGTTTGGCGAGTACGAGAACGTCACCATCGACCTTGACGACATGGAGAACGTGACGATTGAACTCGAGGACGACGACATCGACTCCGTCGAGGAAGACGACGAACTCACGGCGGTCCTGTACAGCGGCGACCCCGATAACTACGAGAGCGAGTCACCCATCGAGTACAACGGCGAACCGGTCGATACGACGTTTACGCTCGAGGAGGCGATGTCCGAGGACGATGAGTCGGCTGCGGGTGATAGCGACGACAACGAGGGCGACAACGGCGACGAAGTTGCCGAGGGCGAAGACGACGACCAGTAGCGCGCACAATCGACCGATTCTTACCCATCCCGTTCGTAGCGTCCGTCGATGGACGCGCCGCTGTGGACTGATACCTACGCGCCCGAGTTGGCCGAGTTGCCACAGGACGACGCCCGCGAATACCTAGAGCGGGCAGTCGAGGAGCCGCTTAACCTCCTGTTGCAGGGCCCGCCGGGAAGCGGCAAGACCGCAGCGGCACGCGCACTCGCTCGAGAGGCACACGCTGACCCCGATAACGACCTCGTCGAGATCAACGTCGCGGACTTCTTCGGGCGAACGAAAACCGAGATCAAGAACGATCCGCGCTTCTCGCAGTTCCTCGTAGGCCGCTCCTCGATGTCCAAACGCGACATGATCAATCGCGTGCTCAAGGAATCGGCGAGCTACTCCTCCGTCTCCGGCGAGTACAAGACGATTCTACTGGACAACGCCGAGGACGTCCGAGAGGACTTCCAGCAGGCGTTGCGTCGGATCATGGAGAAACACCACCAGACAACCCAGTTTGTTATCGCGACGCGCCAGCCGACGAAACTCATCCCGCCGATTCGCTCGCGCTGTTTCCCCGTCTCCTTTCGCTCGCCGACGACCGACGAAACCGTCGCCGTCTTAGAGCGCATTCTCGAGGCCGAGGCTGTCGAGTACGACGCGGACGGCCTCGAGTTCGTTTCGAACTACGCCGGGGGCAACCTCCGCGAGGCGATTTTGGGTGCCCAGACGACGGTCGAAGCCGAAGGCCAACTCACGATGAACGCGGCCTACGAGACGCTCGGAGAAGTCGGCTTAGACGATGACCTCGAGTCGATGCTTGATGACGCTGAGGAAGGCGAGTTTACCGACGCTCGAAAGACGCTTGACGATCTGCTGGTCGATGAGGGCTTAGACGGCGAGGAAGTGCTCGACGGCATCTTGCGGATTGCGCGGAAACGCTACCAGGGCCCGCAACTCGCTCGCATTCACCGCCTCGCCGCAGATGTCGAGTTCGAACTCCACGAGGGAACGAGCGACCGGATTCACGTCTCGCACCTGCTGGCGGAGCTGGGCCGAGACGCGTAAGCGCGAACTCGCTCGAGGCGAGGGCCTCGTCTATCGCGAAAACCGCCCGATGGCAAAGCTTCTTTGCGGTCTCGAGGAACACGAGCGTATGCCAACTGTCCTCGATACTCATATCGAGAATCGCTTTCGCGTTCAGCCGAATCACGCGAACAACAACGACTCGCTGCACGGCGGGAACCTGATGAAGTGGCTCGACGAGATTGGGGCAATG
Proteins encoded in this window:
- a CDS encoding AAA family ATPase, which codes for MDAPLWTDTYAPELAELPQDDAREYLERAVEEPLNLLLQGPPGSGKTAAARALAREAHADPDNDLVEINVADFFGRTKTEIKNDPRFSQFLVGRSSMSKRDMINRVLKESASYSSVSGEYKTILLDNAEDVREDFQQALRRIMEKHHQTTQFVIATRQPTKLIPPIRSRCFPVSFRSPTTDETVAVLERILEAEAVEYDADGLEFVSNYAGGNLREAILGAQTTVEAEGQLTMNAAYETLGEVGLDDDLESMLDDAEEGEFTDARKTLDDLLVDEGLDGEEVLDGILRIARKRYQGPQLARIHRLAADVEFELHEGTSDRIHVSHLLAELGRDA
- a CDS encoding DUF7282 domain-containing protein, translated to MSSRSTLGTIKRVAAILIAIAIVLAAGILVGQAPAIFGVEEDPEASLAFEDQEGDGTNVTVDNVSLSEGGFIVLSDSQSETLVVSDYLEDGSHENVTIDIEEDEEPVLIGRLTATVHQDTTDDETYAYDETDGAEDHPYLENGFPVSETATVTTTDDDGVTDSFVVDSVDAPSTATTNETVDVVAEISNPTDFQTQQLVDFRVDGAVLEQQLIDLEPGEVREVTFEVNTQGSEPGEQTYGVYTEADGSLHTVELEFHATPTVTVTDATDDSVTVDAALPEDGFVAIEDNETLRGTSEALEFGEYENVTIDLDDMENVTIELEDDDIDSVEEDDELTAVLYSGDPDNYESESPIEYNGEPVDTTFTLEEAMSEDDESAAGDSDDNEGDNGDEVAEGEDDDQ